From a region of the Nocardioides ginsengisegetis genome:
- a CDS encoding ABC transporter ATP-binding protein — protein MNVPILEVVDLHAAYGRIEVLRGVDLSVPKGAVMALLGPNGAGKSTLVKVISGQKQATSGDIHLGGVHVRGADPEELARLGLCTVPEGRSVFPNLTVEENLTLMSYAGVPAAAVLDTAYSYFPRLHQRRTQLAGTMSGGEQQMLAMSRALASDPALLLLDELSMGLAPLIVDELYETVAQIAASGVSILCIEQFARTALRVSDYAAVMSGGRVVATGEPAEILATMSDVILGGAA, from the coding sequence ATGAATGTCCCGATCCTCGAGGTCGTCGACCTGCACGCCGCCTACGGCCGCATCGAGGTGCTGCGCGGGGTCGACCTGAGCGTGCCCAAGGGTGCGGTGATGGCGCTGCTCGGGCCCAACGGCGCCGGCAAGAGCACGCTCGTGAAGGTGATCAGCGGCCAGAAGCAGGCGACGTCGGGCGACATCCACCTCGGCGGTGTGCACGTGCGCGGCGCCGACCCCGAGGAGCTCGCGCGGCTCGGGCTCTGCACGGTCCCCGAGGGCCGGTCGGTCTTCCCCAACCTGACGGTCGAGGAGAACCTCACCCTGATGTCGTACGCCGGGGTCCCGGCCGCCGCGGTCCTCGACACCGCCTACTCCTACTTCCCGCGGCTCCACCAGCGCCGCACCCAGCTCGCCGGCACCATGTCCGGCGGCGAGCAGCAGATGCTGGCCATGTCGCGGGCGCTGGCGTCCGATCCCGCGCTGCTCCTGCTCGACGAGCTGTCGATGGGGCTGGCGCCGCTGATCGTCGACGAGCTCTACGAGACGGTCGCCCAGATCGCGGCCAGCGGCGTCTCGATCCTGTGCATCGAGCAGTTCGCACGCACCGCCCTGCGCGTCTCGGACTACGCAGCGGTGATGTCCGGCGGCCGCGTCGTCGCCACCGGCGAGCCCGCCGAGATCCTCGCCACCATGTCCGACGTCATCCTCGGAGGAGCAGCATGA
- a CDS encoding ABC transporter substrate-binding protein, with product MLQPRPGPRRAPRTGSLTLAAGVALLSLVLAACGSQLDPATVARVNGTTAGGVQGGSALGGGAGTQAGGGTTSAGGTSTAGGGSGSTGGGSSASGATGGGGTTQGSGDNAATGGGKGGSCAGFKNGPGITDSTITIGNSSDISGPVPGLFEASQDAVEAYVAYFNATSDICGRKLELKSYDSRTDASADQQAYTKACDETFAMVGSMSAFDSGGASTAQSCGLPDLRSAAVTGDRDRCTTCFGAQSTVATEFENAVPDYVIKNHPDAAKHAAMLYINAGAAAENGKLQAEAMGKRGMHFDYVQGIDISEFNYAPYVQQMKDKGVEYVQMIASTAQFVRLAQAMQQQGFKPEVFMLDPTAYTKDYVESGGDAVEGTTLFINFTPFEEASSNKEEQLYLSWLQQVKPGAEPSFFGLFSWSAARLFVERATALGGKLSRPALISDVAKVDGWTANGLHSPQHVGPKHTGDCWRFIQLQHGRWVPVGGTKYTCNGVTTVG from the coding sequence ATGCTCCAGCCCCGCCCCGGCCCCCGCCGGGCCCCCCGGACCGGGTCGCTGACCCTCGCCGCCGGGGTCGCGCTGCTGTCCCTCGTCCTCGCGGCCTGCGGCAGCCAGCTCGACCCGGCCACGGTCGCCCGCGTCAACGGCACCACGGCCGGCGGTGTCCAGGGCGGCAGTGCGCTCGGGGGCGGTGCCGGCACCCAGGCGGGCGGCGGCACCACCTCCGCCGGCGGTACGTCGACCGCCGGTGGCGGCTCGGGGTCCACCGGCGGCGGCTCCTCGGCGAGCGGCGCGACGGGCGGGGGCGGGACCACCCAGGGCAGCGGTGACAACGCGGCGACCGGCGGCGGCAAGGGCGGAAGCTGCGCCGGGTTCAAGAACGGCCCGGGCATCACCGACTCGACCATCACCATCGGCAACTCCTCCGACATCTCCGGCCCGGTGCCGGGGCTGTTCGAGGCCAGCCAGGACGCGGTGGAGGCCTACGTCGCCTACTTCAACGCCACCAGCGACATCTGCGGCCGCAAGCTCGAGCTCAAGTCCTACGACAGCCGCACCGACGCCTCGGCCGACCAGCAGGCCTACACCAAGGCCTGCGACGAGACCTTCGCGATGGTCGGCTCGATGTCGGCCTTCGACTCCGGCGGCGCGAGCACCGCCCAGTCCTGCGGGCTGCCCGACCTCCGCTCGGCCGCCGTCACCGGCGACCGCGACCGCTGCACCACGTGCTTCGGCGCCCAGTCGACGGTGGCGACCGAGTTCGAGAACGCCGTCCCCGACTACGTCATCAAGAACCACCCGGACGCCGCGAAGCACGCCGCGATGCTCTACATCAACGCCGGCGCCGCCGCCGAGAACGGCAAGCTCCAGGCCGAAGCGATGGGCAAGCGCGGCATGCACTTCGACTACGTGCAGGGCATCGACATCTCGGAGTTCAACTACGCGCCCTACGTCCAGCAGATGAAGGACAAGGGCGTCGAGTACGTCCAGATGATCGCCTCAACGGCGCAGTTCGTCCGGCTCGCGCAGGCCATGCAGCAGCAGGGCTTCAAGCCGGAGGTCTTCATGCTCGACCCCACGGCGTACACCAAGGACTACGTCGAGAGCGGCGGCGACGCGGTCGAGGGCACCACGCTGTTCATCAACTTCACGCCCTTCGAGGAGGCCTCCTCCAACAAGGAGGAGCAGCTCTACCTCAGCTGGCTCCAGCAGGTGAAGCCCGGCGCGGAGCCCAGCTTCTTCGGGCTGTTCTCGTGGTCGGCGGCCCGGCTGTTCGTCGAGCGGGCCACCGCCCTCGGAGGGAAGCTGAGCCGCCCGGCGCTGATCTCCGACGTCGCGAAGGTGGACGGCTGGACGGCCAACGGGCTGCACTCGCCGCAGCACGTCGGCCCCAAGCACACCGGTGACTGCTGGCGGTTCATCCAGCTGCAGCACGGTCGCTGGGTGCCGGTCGGCGGGACGAAGTACACCTGCAACGGCGTCACGACGGTGGGCTGA
- a CDS encoding GNAT family N-acetyltransferase, producing the protein MPNRHTRPLTRDDLEASVRLGLEAFGAPPSDFVMPDPADYPYPGRHSWGTFEDDALVARMLARDYDSWWRGVQVPTCGIAGVTVVAERRGAGLLTDLFAATLADAATRGQVISTLFPTAPGIYRRFGYELIGSYDTVEVPTAALASVAAPTGTTTRRATVGDMPAVRAVYDAWAAQQNGPLTRSGPSFTAADEEVVGAFTGITLAEDGTGVVGYVMWQRGTGYDAAASIEVEDLVALTPDAARALWRLLGSFGSVTGRVRVHTSGDDLARLVLPFPEWEVVHRHPYMLRVHDVVGAFEALPLVGVASIAFRVAGDPLGTMDGGYRLVVADGQASCTAGDVPDGAAELTPQGLALAYAGAQSAGNLRLAGHLTGGDAAFDATLDALLGGRQVHIRDYF; encoded by the coding sequence GTGCCGAACCGCCATACCCGTCCCCTCACCCGCGACGACCTCGAGGCGTCGGTCCGCCTCGGCCTGGAGGCCTTCGGCGCGCCGCCGAGCGACTTCGTGATGCCCGACCCGGCTGACTACCCCTACCCGGGCCGCCACTCGTGGGGCACCTTCGAGGACGACGCCCTGGTCGCGCGGATGCTCGCCCGGGACTACGACTCGTGGTGGCGCGGCGTGCAGGTCCCCACGTGCGGGATCGCCGGCGTCACCGTGGTCGCCGAGCGCCGCGGCGCGGGCCTGCTGACCGACCTCTTCGCGGCCACGCTCGCCGACGCCGCCACCCGCGGCCAGGTGATCTCGACGCTCTTCCCGACCGCGCCGGGGATCTACCGCCGCTTCGGCTACGAGCTGATCGGCTCCTACGACACCGTCGAGGTCCCGACCGCCGCCCTCGCCTCGGTCGCCGCACCGACGGGCACGACCACCCGCCGTGCCACCGTTGGCGACATGCCCGCCGTCCGTGCGGTGTACGACGCGTGGGCGGCGCAGCAGAACGGCCCGCTGACCCGCTCGGGGCCGTCGTTCACCGCCGCGGACGAGGAGGTGGTCGGCGCGTTCACCGGCATCACGCTCGCCGAGGACGGCACCGGCGTGGTCGGCTACGTGATGTGGCAGCGCGGCACCGGCTACGACGCGGCCGCCTCGATCGAGGTCGAGGACCTGGTCGCGCTGACCCCCGACGCCGCCCGCGCGCTGTGGCGGCTGCTCGGCAGCTTCGGCAGCGTCACCGGCCGGGTCCGCGTCCACACCAGCGGCGACGACCTGGCCCGCCTCGTCCTGCCCTTTCCCGAGTGGGAGGTCGTGCACCGCCACCCCTACATGCTCCGCGTGCACGACGTGGTGGGGGCGTTCGAGGCGCTGCCGCTGGTCGGGGTCGCCTCGATCGCCTTCCGGGTCGCCGGCGACCCGCTCGGCACCATGGACGGCGGCTACCGGCTCGTCGTCGCCGACGGCCAGGCCAGCTGCACGGCGGGCGACGTACCCGACGGGGCCGCGGAGCTGACCCCGCAGGGCCTCGCACTCGCCTACGCCGGCGCGCAGTCCGCGGGCAACCTGCGGCTCGCGGGCCACCTCACCGGCGGCGACGCGGCCTTCGACGCCACGCTCGACGCGTTGCTCGGCGGCCGCCAGGTGCACATCCGCGACTACTTCTGA
- a CDS encoding ABC transporter ATP-binding protein has translation MSLLEVDQVVVQFGGVTAVDGASFAAQAGRITGLIGPNGAGKTTCFNVISGLQKPTRGEVRFDGRTVTGTPVHRRSKRGMGRTFQRLEAFGSLTVRDNVRVAFDIHRGVAGLVRPVAADVDALLERVGIAAYAHERADAIPTGTARLLELARCLAADPTLLLLDEPSSGLDEAETDAFGELLRGLAAEGRGILMVEHDMDLVMTVCDEIHVLDFGKVIASGSPADIRTDRRVQEAYLGYSEEVPA, from the coding sequence ATGTCGCTTCTTGAGGTGGACCAGGTGGTCGTCCAGTTCGGCGGCGTCACGGCCGTCGACGGCGCGAGCTTCGCGGCCCAGGCCGGCCGGATCACCGGGCTGATCGGGCCCAACGGGGCGGGCAAGACGACCTGCTTCAACGTGATCAGCGGGCTGCAGAAGCCGACGCGCGGCGAGGTGCGGTTCGACGGGCGGACGGTCACCGGCACTCCGGTGCACCGGCGGTCGAAGCGCGGGATGGGTCGCACCTTCCAGCGGCTCGAGGCGTTCGGCTCGCTGACAGTCCGCGACAACGTCCGGGTCGCCTTCGACATCCACCGCGGCGTGGCCGGGCTGGTGCGGCCGGTCGCCGCCGACGTCGACGCGCTGCTCGAGCGGGTCGGCATCGCGGCGTACGCCCACGAGCGCGCCGACGCCATCCCCACCGGCACCGCCCGGCTCCTGGAGCTGGCCCGCTGCCTGGCTGCCGACCCCACGCTGCTGCTGCTCGACGAGCCGTCGTCGGGGCTCGACGAGGCCGAGACCGACGCCTTCGGCGAGCTGCTGCGCGGCCTGGCCGCCGAGGGGCGCGGGATCCTCATGGTCGAGCACGACATGGACCTGGTGATGACGGTGTGCGACGAGATCCACGTCCTCGACTTCGGGAAGGTGATCGCGTCCGGCTCGCCGGCCGACATCCGCACCGACCGCCGCGTCCAGGAGGCCTACCTCGGCTACTCCGAGGAGGTCCCCGCATGA
- a CDS encoding ABC transporter permease subunit, translating into MSSLLSFTILGLFTGAAYAIAASGLVLTYTTTRVFNIAHGAFGMVMAFTFWDFSQRQGMPTWLALVLVLGVVAPGTGWFIQRYVTRGLGEGPVSVALVVTVGLFVGCIGLAQQIWPPAARTVPPFFPASGLQVGGTYVTAHQVITIVLSAVVALLLYLLLNRTRIGTAMRASVDNPDLLKLFGGKPQQVASLSWAIGTSLAALAGILLVPIIGLDYYALTLLVINAYAAAMLGRLKSLPLTFVGAMGLGILQSFAVAYLPSQGALSGIRAVVPALFLFGVIVLMPQAQLRIGQVKGIVSAPLPSTTQALGWGGGLVLLAMALAAGMSQANLLLVGTAATYAMVMLSLVLLTGYGGHVSLAQFTFAGVGALAYAKLDQPNLYGLLLSALVAAAVGALVALPVLRLTGLYLALSTLAFGVLMDKMIFQADYAFGYNGTLHADRLSILGASIGSTGAYVVVMVVFFVLMGLALLLLRRGALGRLLIAMRDSPQACGTLGLDLRWWRVGLFGASAGMAGLAGALFAGLRGTIGAADFQFFNSLPLLLLAVVFGVTSVTGAALGGVGLMLLPVLQSSNPSAAGAIFAVIGFGAVALGRDPNGLSNLLFGLGRRLDSRLGLGDLRDRLPLGGRRTGRRTGEVHAHVAS; encoded by the coding sequence ATGAGCTCGCTGCTGTCGTTCACGATCCTGGGCCTCTTCACCGGCGCGGCGTACGCCATCGCGGCCAGCGGCCTCGTGCTGACCTACACCACGACCCGCGTCTTCAACATCGCGCACGGCGCCTTCGGCATGGTCATGGCCTTCACGTTCTGGGACTTCAGCCAGCGCCAGGGGATGCCGACCTGGCTGGCGCTCGTCCTCGTGCTCGGCGTGGTCGCGCCGGGCACCGGCTGGTTCATCCAGCGCTACGTCACCCGCGGCCTCGGCGAGGGGCCGGTCAGCGTCGCGCTGGTGGTCACCGTCGGGCTGTTCGTGGGCTGCATCGGTCTCGCCCAGCAGATCTGGCCGCCGGCGGCGCGCACCGTCCCGCCGTTCTTCCCCGCCAGCGGCCTGCAGGTCGGCGGCACCTACGTGACTGCCCACCAGGTCATCACGATCGTGCTGTCGGCGGTGGTCGCGCTGCTGCTCTACCTGCTGCTCAACCGCACCCGCATCGGCACCGCCATGCGCGCCTCGGTCGACAACCCCGACCTGCTCAAGCTCTTCGGCGGCAAGCCCCAGCAGGTCGCGTCGCTCTCGTGGGCGATCGGCACCTCGCTGGCCGCCCTCGCCGGGATCCTGCTGGTCCCGATCATCGGGCTCGACTACTACGCCCTGACGCTGCTCGTCATCAACGCGTACGCCGCGGCGATGCTCGGTCGGCTCAAGAGCCTGCCCCTGACGTTCGTCGGGGCCATGGGGCTCGGCATCCTCCAGTCGTTCGCGGTCGCCTACCTGCCCTCGCAAGGCGCCCTGTCGGGCATCCGCGCCGTGGTGCCGGCGCTGTTCCTCTTCGGGGTGATCGTGCTGATGCCGCAGGCCCAGCTGCGGATCGGGCAGGTCAAGGGCATCGTGTCGGCGCCGCTGCCGTCGACGACGCAGGCGCTCGGCTGGGGTGGCGGCCTCGTGCTGCTGGCCATGGCGCTCGCGGCCGGCATGTCGCAGGCCAACCTGCTGCTGGTGGGCACGGCCGCGACGTACGCCATGGTGATGCTGTCGCTGGTCCTGCTCACCGGCTACGGCGGCCATGTCTCGCTCGCGCAGTTCACCTTCGCTGGCGTCGGTGCGCTGGCCTACGCCAAGCTCGACCAGCCCAACCTCTACGGCCTGCTGCTGTCCGCGCTGGTCGCCGCCGCGGTCGGTGCGCTCGTCGCCCTGCCCGTGCTGCGGCTGACCGGGCTCTACCTCGCGCTGTCCACGCTCGCCTTCGGCGTGCTGATGGACAAGATGATCTTCCAGGCCGACTACGCGTTCGGCTACAACGGCACCCTCCACGCCGACCGGCTCTCGATCCTGGGGGCGTCGATCGGCTCCACCGGCGCGTACGTCGTGGTGATGGTCGTCTTCTTCGTCCTCATGGGGCTGGCGCTGCTCCTGCTCCGCCGCGGGGCGCTCGGCCGCCTGCTGATCGCGATGCGCGACAGCCCGCAGGCCTGCGGCACCCTCGGGCTGGACCTGCGGTGGTGGCGGGTCGGGCTCTTCGGGGCGTCCGCGGGGATGGCCGGGCTCGCCGGCGCGCTGTTCGCCGGGCTGCGCGGCACGATCGGCGCCGCGGACTTCCAGTTCTTCAACAGCCTGCCGCTGCTGCTGCTCGCGGTCGTCTTCGGCGTCACCTCGGTGACCGGGGCGGCGCTGGGTGGGGTCGGGCTGATGCTGCTGCCGGTCCTGCAGTCGTCCAACCCGTCGGCCGCCGGCGCGATCTTCGCGGTGATCGGCTTCGGCGCGGTCGCGCTCGGCCGGGACCCCAACGGGCTGTCCAACCTGCTGTTCGGGCTCGGCCGCCGGCTCGACTCCCGGCTCGGCCTCGGGGACCTGCGCGACCGGCTGCCGCTCGGCGGTCGACGTACGGGTCGACGTACGGGAGAGGTGCACGCGCATGTCGCTTCTTGA
- a CDS encoding metallophosphoesterase, which yields MLRHTATVSRLTAYVAVWTIVAFLAGLLFFLSSSRTVVLASHDAQVSPDLGGHVVVHTGPVLPDFRLDTGNTLGVDIRLGKTEARSTDDLVRRYISIAGQPDSQVDKVKDAVADMAWDAALRGAVVGLVPILVWLLLGRRRRRDLGARALGPQGALAGLLVVFLVLMAWQPWTRNESVVESEHPWMSLGDFVGPDVTLPEEAAGIEVRGDVTTDQTRRLLTSAISKYESSKSWYVTAATDAAALDLHQPSEGETVVVLVADRHDNIGMDQVARALGDAAGATAVFDAGDDTSAGKSWEEFSLDSVTQAFDGLRRYGVAGNHDHGTFVSSYLDSHGWTMMDGEVIDGPDGATLLGVDDPRSSGLGAWRDETGLSFDEVGQRLSDVACASPVRVSTMLVHDADLAADALARGCVDLVLAGHLHVQEGPTRVVGSNGQVGYSYTTGTAGGAAYAIAIGGKPRRDAQISLVTYRDGRPVGIQPVTLRTTGEFHVAAYIPLVLTPSRVETAQK from the coding sequence GTGCTCAGGCACACGGCGACGGTGTCGCGGCTGACGGCGTACGTCGCGGTCTGGACGATCGTCGCCTTCCTGGCCGGTCTGCTGTTCTTCCTCTCGAGCAGCCGCACGGTCGTGCTGGCCAGCCACGACGCGCAGGTCAGCCCCGACCTCGGGGGGCACGTGGTCGTGCACACCGGGCCGGTGCTGCCGGACTTCCGGCTCGACACCGGCAACACCCTGGGCGTCGACATCCGCCTGGGCAAGACCGAGGCGCGCTCGACCGACGACCTCGTCCGGCGCTACATCTCCATCGCGGGACAACCTGACTCCCAGGTCGACAAGGTCAAGGACGCCGTGGCCGACATGGCCTGGGACGCCGCGCTCCGCGGCGCCGTCGTCGGCCTGGTGCCGATCCTGGTCTGGCTGCTCCTCGGCAGGAGACGGCGGCGGGACCTGGGCGCCCGCGCCCTGGGGCCGCAGGGCGCGCTGGCCGGACTGCTCGTCGTCTTCCTCGTGCTGATGGCGTGGCAGCCGTGGACGCGCAACGAGTCGGTGGTGGAGTCGGAACACCCGTGGATGTCGCTGGGCGACTTCGTCGGCCCCGACGTCACGCTGCCCGAGGAGGCCGCCGGGATCGAGGTGCGCGGTGACGTCACGACCGACCAGACCCGTCGCCTGCTCACCAGCGCGATCTCCAAGTACGAGTCGAGCAAGAGCTGGTACGTCACCGCCGCCACCGATGCCGCGGCCCTCGACCTGCACCAGCCCTCGGAGGGTGAGACGGTCGTCGTGCTCGTCGCCGACCGGCACGACAACATCGGCATGGACCAGGTCGCCCGCGCCCTCGGCGACGCGGCGGGCGCCACGGCCGTCTTCGACGCCGGGGACGACACCTCGGCCGGCAAGTCCTGGGAGGAGTTCAGCCTCGACTCGGTGACCCAGGCCTTCGACGGGCTCCGGCGCTACGGCGTCGCCGGCAACCACGACCACGGCACGTTCGTCTCGTCCTACCTCGACAGCCACGGCTGGACGATGATGGACGGGGAGGTCATCGACGGGCCCGACGGCGCGACCCTGCTCGGTGTCGACGACCCCCGCTCGAGCGGTCTCGGGGCCTGGCGGGACGAGACCGGGCTGAGCTTCGACGAGGTGGGCCAACGGCTGTCCGACGTCGCGTGCGCCTCACCGGTGCGGGTCAGCACGATGCTCGTGCACGACGCCGACCTCGCCGCCGACGCCCTGGCCCGCGGCTGCGTCGACCTGGTCCTGGCCGGCCACCTGCACGTCCAGGAGGGGCCGACGCGGGTGGTGGGCAGCAACGGCCAGGTGGGGTACTCCTACACGACCGGCACGGCGGGCGGGGCGGCGTACGCCATCGCGATCGGGGGCAAGCCGCGCCGCGATGCCCAGATCAGCCTGGTGACCTACCGCGACGGACGGCCGGTGGGGATCCAGCCGGTGACGCTGCGGACGACCGGCGAGTTCCACGTCGCCGCCTACATCCCCCTCGTGCTCACCCCGTCGCGAGTGGAGACGGCTCAGAAGTAG
- a CDS encoding acyl-CoA dehydrogenase family protein: protein MATNVDRLLPTDEAEALLALTREIAVKELAPQVHEMEEAAAFPAEAYRLLGKSGLLSLPFDEGYGGGGQPYEVYLQVIEEIAAAWPSVGVGTSVHSLTATVVAANATPEQCDEWLPKMLSGEWLGAYCLSEPQAGSDVSGIRTKAVRDGDDYVVTGTKQWISNGSCADYYILFARTSEDAKRGLSAFIVPADTAGMSFGAPEKKMGLACDVTTQVIFEGARIPAAQMVGEEGAGMKVALSALDAGRLGIAAVGTGIAQAALAHAVAYANERVQFGKPIGQQQGLQFLLADMAADVERARATYLHAARLKDAGRPFSRQASIAKLTATDAAMRVTTDAVQVLGGNGYTREYPVERLFRDAKVTQIFEGTNQIQRMVIGRDLLR from the coding sequence GTGGCTACCAACGTTGACCGACTGCTGCCCACCGACGAGGCCGAGGCGCTGCTCGCGCTGACCCGCGAGATCGCCGTCAAGGAGCTCGCGCCGCAGGTGCACGAGATGGAGGAAGCGGCGGCGTTCCCCGCGGAGGCCTACCGGCTGCTGGGCAAGTCGGGGCTGCTGAGCCTGCCCTTCGACGAGGGCTACGGCGGTGGCGGCCAGCCCTACGAGGTCTACCTGCAGGTGATCGAGGAGATCGCCGCGGCCTGGCCGAGCGTCGGCGTCGGGACCAGCGTCCACTCGCTGACCGCGACCGTCGTGGCCGCCAACGCAACGCCCGAGCAGTGCGACGAGTGGCTGCCCAAGATGCTGTCGGGGGAGTGGCTGGGCGCCTACTGCCTGTCCGAGCCGCAGGCCGGGTCGGACGTCAGCGGCATCCGCACCAAGGCCGTCCGCGACGGCGACGACTACGTCGTGACCGGCACGAAGCAGTGGATCAGCAACGGGTCCTGCGCCGACTACTACATCCTCTTCGCCCGCACCTCCGAGGACGCCAAGCGCGGCCTCTCGGCCTTCATCGTCCCGGCCGACACCGCCGGCATGAGCTTCGGTGCGCCCGAGAAGAAGATGGGCCTGGCCTGCGACGTCACCACCCAGGTGATCTTCGAGGGGGCCCGCATCCCGGCCGCCCAGATGGTGGGTGAAGAGGGCGCCGGCATGAAGGTGGCGCTGTCCGCCCTCGACGCCGGCCGGCTCGGCATCGCCGCCGTCGGCACCGGCATCGCCCAGGCCGCGCTCGCCCACGCGGTCGCGTATGCCAACGAACGCGTCCAGTTCGGCAAGCCGATCGGCCAGCAGCAGGGCCTGCAGTTCCTGCTCGCCGACATGGCGGCCGACGTCGAGCGCGCGCGGGCGACGTACCTCCACGCGGCGCGGCTCAAGGACGCCGGCCGGCCGTTCTCCCGCCAAGCCTCGATCGCCAAGCTGACCGCCACCGACGCCGCCATGCGGGTCACCACCGACGCGGTGCAGGTGCTCGGCGGCAACGGCTACACGCGGGAGTACCCCGTCGAGCGGCTCTTCCGCGACGCCAAGGTGACCCAGATCTTCGAGGGCACCAACCAGATCCAGCGGATGGTGATCGGCCGGGACCTCCTCCGCTAG
- a CDS encoding DUF559 domain-containing protein: protein MDPVCALERLGGVATTERLLRLTTPARLRAAWLAGVVVRLRRGIYALPGAERAIAAAARLGGIVSHLSAAQLHGWEVAFSPTCPWVSVPRNREVRERRGSLVFWADLDDERGPVTSPLRTVLDCGRRLAPGPALAVADSALRHRAVDRDELEVAAAGVRGKGAAKVRWIAAHADGRAFNPFESVHPDLVDVRRRLVLEADSWEFHTGREAHDRDCRRYDELVLSGWTVLRFTWRQVMYDPDWVLACLRSLA from the coding sequence ATGGATCCGGTCTGCGCGCTCGAGCGGCTCGGCGGCGTCGCCACCACCGAGCGCCTCCTGCGCCTCACCACCCCCGCGCGGCTGCGCGCCGCGTGGCTCGCGGGGGTGGTGGTGCGGCTCCGGCGCGGGATCTACGCGCTCCCCGGGGCCGAGCGGGCGATCGCCGCGGCCGCCCGGCTCGGCGGGATCGTGTCGCACCTGTCGGCCGCTCAGCTGCACGGGTGGGAGGTGGCGTTCTCTCCCACCTGCCCGTGGGTGAGCGTTCCGCGCAACAGGGAGGTCCGGGAGCGCCGCGGGAGCCTGGTCTTCTGGGCCGACCTGGACGACGAGCGCGGGCCGGTGACCAGTCCGCTCCGGACCGTCCTGGACTGCGGCAGGCGGCTGGCGCCCGGCCCCGCCCTGGCCGTGGCCGACTCCGCGCTGCGCCACCGTGCGGTCGACCGCGACGAGCTCGAGGTGGCGGCGGCCGGCGTGCGCGGGAAGGGCGCGGCGAAGGTGCGCTGGATCGCCGCGCATGCCGACGGGCGAGCGTTCAACCCGTTCGAGTCGGTGCATCCGGACCTCGTGGACGTGCGGCGCCGCCTGGTGCTCGAGGCGGACTCCTGGGAGTTTCACACCGGCCGGGAGGCGCACGACCGCGACTGCCGCCGCTACGACGAGCTCGTCCTGTCCGGCTGGACGGTGCTGCGCTTCACGTGGCGACAGGTGATGTACGACCCCGACTGGGTGCTCGCGTGCCTGCGTTCCCTCGCGTGA